ACCTAAAAGTTATAAATAACAATTTAGATGAACTTAGAAAAACAGGAAacacttttataaaacaaaataaccgGCAAATTAGAatcaattccaaatttgaaaatagactAGACTTACTAAACAAAGATATCAGAAATCATCAGAACACTTTGAATACAATTATGGAAAATGACAATTATcttatatttgaaaatcaaaaaatagcaataacatTTCAATTGGATACTTTTCTCGAACATTTAAAATCAATCGAATATGCTATACTACTGTCAAAAGTGAATATTATTAGTAAATTTATACTTACACCAAAAGAAATAGAAGTTATTTTGCAAGAGATAAAAGATCAGGGATTAGAAATTCAGCACCTAGACGACGCTAGCAACTTCTTGACGACCACCACACTCTTCAAAGGCTCATCCATCATCATATGCGTTAACATCCCACGTTTTCAACACACAACCTACGAGAAAGTCATCATTGAACCCTTACCGATATTCAAccattcagtaaaaataacatACAACAAAGTTTTCATCAACGACAAGCAAATTCTGGCCATCAACTCTGAATGCcgagaaaacaacaaaattacaaTCTGTGAGAGAAGACAACTACTTGAAATCAGCGACAGCCTTTGCGAAGTTCCACTTTTGAATGGACGTCATGGACAATGTCCTTTGTCAGAAAAGCCACCATCAGCAGAAACAAGAATAATTGCTCCAGGAACCCTATTGATTATAACCGCTCACCAAGGCGTAATCATCAATGGCACCTGCGGCATAACACCTAGAACGTTGACCGGAATCCATTTCGTAACGTTCCACAACTGTTCATTATAcatcaaaaatgaacttttcgaaaattacGAATTAAAGTTCGATCACCCATCAGTTCTACCAGTACAATTAACAAATATCAAAACCTTACATGTAGAACGACACGTAAACCTT
This sequence is a window from Uranotaenia lowii strain MFRU-FL chromosome 3, ASM2978415v1, whole genome shotgun sequence. Protein-coding genes within it:
- the LOC129755406 gene encoding uncharacterized protein LOC129755406 — its product is MDRLARTPLIFLILILLPLSIHPQTIQIHDITNNAGALILKRGEGKIVAGYDRLLHVIDFEKFEISMSIIENVINQMQNSTSDLSQIIKMKIREIKFILSTLYPKSNRSKRSINILGSTIKLITGNLDAEDLKVINNNLDELRKTGNTFIKQNNRQIRINSKFENRLDLLNKDIRNHQNTLNTIMENDNYLIFENQKIAITFQLDTFLEHLKSIEYAILLSKVNIISKFILTPKEIEVILQEIKDQGLEIQHLDDASNFLTTTTLFKGSSIIICVNIPRFQHTTYEKVIIEPLPIFNHSVKITYNKVFINDKQILAINSECRENNKITICERRQLLEISDSLCEVPLLNGRHGQCPLSEKPPSAETRIIAPGTLLIITAHQGVIINGTCGITPRTLTGIHFVTFHNCSLYIKNELFENYELKFDHPSVLPVQLTNIKTLHVERHVNLSELHELNLKNRQHLETVDLTYQLGFGSFGTVIILMVILLAIGIIKNWQKVKSADCSGRAISKGGRVKDATSPTPSNIVSPEPGGPVRANTQVAWSARSNMGTHQSTTSVIAKPRNAEPTMDPTGVVSLTGAR